One genomic segment of Pseudomonas fortuita includes these proteins:
- a CDS encoding GlxA family transcriptional regulator — protein sequence MPTPRQFSKKTSTSNMLRLKTSSANAQAPYRVDFVLLEHFSMASFTVAMDVLVTANLLRADSFQFTPLSMEGDRVTSDLGLELVATELSAGALKALDLLVICGGLRTPLKYPELDRLLDDCAAHGMALGGLWNGAWFLGRAGVLDDYGCSIHPEQRASLSERSPQTRITPASFTLDRDRLSAASPNGAMELMLGLVRRLYGDGLAEGVEEILSFSGARYRQVGPGAKKSMSLHLRTIVELMENNLEETLSLDQLAAYSGRSRRQIDRLFQAQLGTSPRRYYMELRITKSRRLLQYSDLSVMDVAVACGFVSVSHFSKCYAAYFGYPPSREQRLGE from the coding sequence GTGCCCACGCCACGACAGTTCAGCAAGAAGACCAGCACCAGCAACATGCTGCGGCTCAAAACCAGCAGCGCCAATGCCCAGGCGCCTTACCGGGTCGACTTCGTCCTGCTCGAACACTTCTCGATGGCCAGCTTCACCGTTGCCATGGACGTGCTGGTCACGGCTAACCTGCTACGCGCCGACAGTTTTCAATTCACCCCACTGTCGATGGAGGGCGACCGGGTAACCAGCGACCTGGGGTTGGAGCTGGTCGCCACCGAGCTGTCCGCCGGGGCGCTGAAGGCGCTGGACCTGCTGGTGATCTGTGGCGGCTTGCGCACGCCTCTGAAGTACCCTGAACTCGACCGCCTGCTGGACGACTGCGCCGCCCACGGCATGGCCCTGGGCGGCCTGTGGAACGGTGCCTGGTTTCTTGGCCGCGCCGGGGTGCTGGACGACTATGGCTGCAGTATCCACCCCGAGCAGCGCGCCAGCCTGTCGGAGCGCAGCCCGCAAACACGCATCACGCCGGCCAGTTTCACCCTCGACCGCGACCGCCTCAGCGCCGCCAGCCCCAATGGCGCCATGGAGCTGATGCTGGGCTTGGTGCGCCGGCTGTATGGTGACGGGCTGGCCGAAGGCGTGGAGGAAATCCTGTCGTTCTCCGGGGCTCGCTACCGCCAGGTTGGCCCGGGGGCGAAGAAATCCATGAGCCTGCACCTGCGCACCATCGTCGAGCTGATGGAAAACAACCTGGAAGAAACCCTCAGCCTGGATCAGCTGGCCGCCTACAGCGGGCGCTCGCGCCGGCAGATCGACCGCCTGTTCCAGGCTCAGTTGGGCACCTCGCCACGGCGCTACTACATGGAGTTGCGCATCACCAAAAGCCGCCGGCTGCTGCAGTATTCGGACCTGTCGGTGATGGACGTTGCAGTGGCCTGCGGGTTTGTTTCCGTGTCGCACTTCAGCAAGTGCTATGCGGCATATTTCGGCTACCCGCCGTCGCGCGAGCAACGGCTGGGCGAGTAA
- a CDS encoding TetR/AcrR family transcriptional regulator, with protein MSDSVVSLGQPETGGARKTRKNNPEKTREDILQAAINEFVQQGLAGARVDAIAERTATSKRMIYYYFGSKEQLYCECLVKLYGDIRKTEQSLDLESLPAEQAIRRLVEFTFDHHDRNVDFVRIICTENIHYGEYVKQSPAIREMSSLVLEALGNTLHRGVQEGVFRTGIEVIDLHMLMSSFCFYRVSNRHTFGEIFQIDLSDDQVKLRHKAMICDAVLRYIRA; from the coding sequence ATGAGTGATTCCGTAGTGAGCCTTGGCCAGCCTGAAACCGGGGGGGCGCGCAAAACGCGCAAGAACAACCCCGAGAAAACGCGCGAGGACATCCTCCAGGCGGCCATCAACGAGTTTGTCCAGCAAGGGCTGGCCGGCGCACGTGTCGACGCCATCGCCGAGCGTACCGCTACCTCCAAGCGCATGATCTACTACTACTTCGGCAGCAAGGAGCAGCTGTACTGCGAGTGCCTGGTGAAGCTGTACGGCGATATCCGCAAGACCGAGCAGAGCCTGGACCTGGAGTCGTTGCCGGCTGAGCAGGCGATCCGCCGGCTGGTGGAGTTCACCTTCGATCACCATGACCGCAACGTCGATTTCGTGCGGATCATCTGCACCGAAAACATCCATTACGGCGAGTACGTCAAGCAGTCGCCGGCGATCCGTGAAATGAGCAGCCTGGTGCTCGAGGCCCTGGGCAACACACTGCACCGTGGCGTGCAGGAAGGTGTGTTCCGCACCGGTATCGAGGTTATCGACCTGCACATGCTGATGAGCTCGTTCTGTTTCTACCGGGTGTCCAACCGCCACACCTTTGGCGAGATCTTCCAGATTGACCTGTCTGATGACCAGGTCAAGCTGCGCCACAAAGCCATGATTTGTGACGCAGTATTGCGCTATATCCGCGCCTGA
- a CDS encoding DMT family transporter translates to MQPRDLAAYLFLAIAWGFSFLVLLKVVHAFGWVGAVSLRALIASGTLALLAALLGRPMRLRPLLVPLLVVGATTVAGQLIGMSYATPRIGTAMAAIFVATIPLFSMLIGRIWGLEKITLQGLAGLLLGIAGIAILVGFPARPIDDDFIHGCIASLLGAISAAYGSNYASLHLRGQDPWTVTGGAFLAGGLMTLPLLLVVPVPSVPQASDWLYLLISGAVMSATTYVLYFGLVARIGATRAISVEFVVTLVAVLVGAVFLNEALSLLQAAGGLVILLGCMLVLGLLPGRVRRLPS, encoded by the coding sequence ATGCAACCACGCGATCTCGCCGCCTACCTGTTCCTGGCCATAGCCTGGGGCTTTTCGTTCCTGGTGTTGCTCAAGGTGGTGCATGCCTTTGGCTGGGTGGGCGCGGTCAGCCTGCGGGCACTGATTGCCAGCGGCACCCTGGCGCTCCTGGCAGCCCTGCTAGGCCGCCCAATGCGCCTGCGCCCGCTGCTGGTACCCTTGCTGGTGGTGGGGGCGACCACGGTGGCCGGGCAACTGATCGGCATGTCGTACGCCACCCCACGCATCGGCACCGCGATGGCAGCTATTTTTGTCGCCACCATTCCGCTGTTCTCGATGCTGATCGGGCGGATCTGGGGCCTGGAGAAAATCACCCTGCAAGGCCTGGCCGGGCTGCTGCTGGGCATTGCCGGCATCGCCATCCTGGTCGGTTTTCCGGCCCGGCCGATTGATGACGACTTCATCCACGGCTGCATAGCGTCGCTGCTGGGCGCCATCAGCGCCGCCTACGGCAGCAATTACGCCAGCCTGCACCTGCGCGGCCAGGACCCGTGGACGGTCACCGGCGGCGCGTTCCTGGCTGGCGGGTTGATGACCCTGCCGCTGTTGCTGGTAGTTCCCGTGCCCAGCGTGCCACAGGCAAGCGACTGGCTTTACCTGTTGATTAGCGGCGCAGTGATGAGCGCGACCACCTACGTACTGTACTTTGGCCTGGTGGCACGTATCGGTGCCACCCGCGCCATCAGCGTGGAGTTCGTGGTCACCCTGGTGGCAGTGCTGGTCGGCGCGGTGTTCCTCAATGAAGCCCTGAGCCTGTTGCAGGCAGCGGGAGGCCTGGTAATTCTGCTTGGTTGCATGCTGGTGCTGGGCCTGCTGCCAGGGCGCGTGCGGCGCCTGCCCAGCTAG
- a CDS encoding aliphatic sulfonate ABC transporter substrate-binding protein yields the protein MPIRAFSPLRRLLIGGLLASVASALLPWSEALADDAKTLRIGYQKFNSINILKGSGALEKALAPQGVKVSWHEFAAGPQLLEALSTGAIDLGHAADAPSVFAQAAGKPVVYLAAEQPYPRGIGLVVREQDHLTGVQDLKGKRVATGRGWNAQYLLAVALQQAGLSYQDITPAYVNNAADAVAALQSGSVQAVTLWDPFLAAAESQPGLKNLRDGSGLSNNRTFYLSTASYADQHRALLKTFFTELGKVSQWANAKPAEVAALLAPQLGINANVLEVASERRNYNAVAITPQIVAEQQKLADTFQGLGLIPHKLQVADAVYPASVLP from the coding sequence ATGCCAATCCGTGCCTTTTCCCCCCTGCGCCGCCTGTTGATTGGCGGCCTGCTGGCCAGTGTCGCCAGTGCCCTGCTGCCGTGGTCCGAAGCCCTGGCCGACGACGCCAAGACCCTTCGCATCGGTTACCAAAAGTTCAACAGCATCAACATTCTCAAAGGCAGCGGCGCCCTGGAAAAGGCCCTGGCCCCGCAAGGCGTGAAGGTGAGCTGGCACGAGTTTGCCGCCGGCCCACAGCTGCTCGAGGCCTTGAGCACGGGCGCCATCGACCTCGGCCACGCCGCCGACGCACCGTCGGTGTTCGCCCAGGCCGCCGGCAAACCGGTGGTGTACCTGGCCGCCGAACAGCCCTACCCACGCGGCATCGGCCTGGTGGTACGCGAGCAGGACCACCTGACTGGCGTGCAGGACCTGAAAGGCAAACGCGTGGCCACCGGCCGTGGCTGGAATGCCCAGTACCTGCTGGCTGTCGCCCTGCAACAGGCTGGCCTGAGTTACCAGGACATCACCCCCGCCTACGTCAACAATGCCGCCGATGCCGTGGCCGCCTTGCAGTCGGGAAGCGTGCAGGCCGTGACCCTGTGGGACCCGTTCCTCGCCGCTGCAGAAAGCCAGCCAGGCCTGAAAAACCTGCGTGACGGCAGCGGCCTGTCCAACAACCGCACCTTCTACCTGTCCACCGCCAGCTACGCCGACCAGCACCGTGCGCTGCTGAAAACCTTCTTTACCGAACTGGGCAAAGTCAGCCAGTGGGCCAACGCCAAACCCGCAGAGGTTGCCGCACTGCTGGCCCCGCAGCTGGGCATCAACGCCAATGTGCTTGAAGTGGCCAGCGAGCGCCGTAACTACAACGCCGTGGCCATCACCCCGCAGATCGTCGCCGAGCAACAGAAACTCGCTGACACCTTCCAGGGCCTGGGCCTGATTCCACACAAGCTGCAGGTGGCCGACGCGGTCTACCCGGCTTCCGTATTGCCTTGA
- a CDS encoding LLM class flavin-dependent oxidoreductase encodes MPRPIRFNAFSMNAASHQSPGLWRHPRNTSVAFNRLSYWTDLARLLERGLFDALFIADVLGIYDVYQGGPEAALRGGVQVPVNDPLLLVPAMAGVTEHLGFGVTFSLTYEHPYPFARRMSTLDHLSNGRVGWNIVTGYLDSAARNLGLARQLGHDQRYDLAEEYLQVLYKLWEKSWDDDAVLLERDSGRYIEPTRVHPINHVGEHFQVPGMHLCQPSPQRTPVLFQAGASARGQQFAARHAECVFISGPTPTVLRRYADGIRQASEAAGRGRDEVLIYAQALLIVAPTRAEAEARFAEYRRYVDLDAALALLSGWTGIDFAGLDPDAPIEYVENDAGRAALAAFTAADPNRRWTVREAAEFVGLGGRGPVLAGSASEVADQLESWLDQTGIDGFNLTYAVQPDDLANVVELLVPELQRRGRYPSSYTEGTLRQKLFGQGDRLPEAHAGRQVDIQRSNTGYSNI; translated from the coding sequence ATGCCCCGCCCGATCCGCTTCAATGCGTTCAGCATGAACGCCGCCAGCCACCAGTCCCCCGGCCTGTGGCGCCACCCACGCAACACCAGCGTCGCCTTCAACCGCCTGAGCTACTGGACCGACCTGGCCCGCCTGCTGGAGCGCGGCCTGTTCGACGCCCTGTTCATTGCCGATGTGCTGGGTATTTACGACGTGTACCAAGGCGGCCCTGAGGCCGCCCTGCGCGGTGGCGTGCAAGTGCCGGTCAACGACCCGCTGCTGCTGGTGCCGGCCATGGCCGGGGTCACCGAGCACCTGGGGTTTGGCGTGACCTTCTCGCTCACCTACGAGCACCCCTACCCGTTCGCCCGGCGCATGTCCACACTTGACCACCTGAGTAACGGCCGGGTCGGCTGGAACATCGTCACCGGCTACCTCGACAGCGCTGCACGCAACCTCGGCCTGGCGCGCCAGCTGGGCCACGATCAGCGCTACGACCTGGCCGAGGAGTACCTGCAGGTGCTCTACAAGCTGTGGGAAAAGAGCTGGGACGATGACGCGGTGCTGCTGGAGCGCGACAGCGGGCGCTACATCGAGCCAACCCGGGTACACCCGATCAACCACGTGGGCGAGCACTTCCAGGTGCCCGGCATGCACCTGTGTCAGCCGTCACCGCAACGCACGCCGGTACTGTTCCAGGCCGGCGCTTCGGCACGCGGCCAGCAGTTTGCCGCGCGCCACGCCGAATGCGTGTTCATCAGCGGCCCAACCCCTACAGTGTTGCGCCGCTACGCCGATGGCATTCGCCAGGCCAGCGAAGCCGCCGGTCGAGGTCGTGATGAAGTGCTGATCTATGCCCAGGCATTGCTGATTGTCGCCCCTACCCGGGCAGAAGCCGAGGCGCGGTTCGCCGAATACCGTCGCTATGTCGACCTGGACGCGGCCTTGGCGCTGCTGTCGGGCTGGACCGGCATCGACTTTGCCGGCCTCGACCCTGATGCGCCGATCGAATACGTCGAAAATGACGCCGGGCGCGCTGCCCTGGCCGCGTTTACCGCCGCTGACCCGAACCGCCGCTGGACCGTGCGCGAGGCTGCCGAGTTCGTTGGCCTCGGTGGTCGCGGCCCGGTACTGGCAGGTTCTGCCAGCGAGGTGGCCGACCAGCTGGAAAGCTGGCTGGACCAGACCGGCATCGACGGTTTCAACCTGACCTACGCCGTGCAGCCGGATGACCTGGCCAACGTGGTCGAGTTGCTGGTGCCCGAGCTGCAACGCCGCGGCCGCTACCCTTCGAGTTACACCGAAGGGACCTTGCGCCAAAAATTGTTCGGTCAAGGCGATCGACTGCCGGAAGCCCACGCCGGGCGCCAGGTCGACATTCAGCGATCAAATACCGGGTATTCCAACATTTAA
- a CDS encoding bifunctional allantoicase/(S)-ureidoglycine aminohydrolase, producing MSNHSYFAPHGGHPAQTELLTDRAMFTEAYAVIPKGVMRDIVTSHLPFWDKMRMWVIARPLTGFAETFSQYIVELAPEGGSERPELDANAEAVVFIVEGELDITVEGKHHTLIPGGYAFLAPGAEWSLRNNSKSNVTFHWLRKHYQKVEGLDVPESFVTHRDNATVIEMPGTEGRWKTTRFVDMADMRHDMHVNIVTFQPGGVIPFAETHVMEHGLYVLEGKAVYRLNQDWVEVEAGDFMWLRAFCPQACYAGGPGNFSYLLYKDVNRHVHLTLNPKR from the coding sequence ATGTCGAACCATTCGTACTTCGCCCCCCACGGTGGGCACCCGGCTCAAACCGAGCTGCTGACTGACCGTGCCATGTTCACCGAAGCCTATGCCGTCATCCCCAAGGGCGTGATGCGTGACATCGTCACCAGCCACCTGCCGTTCTGGGACAAGATGCGCATGTGGGTCATCGCCCGCCCGCTGACCGGTTTTGCCGAAACCTTCTCGCAGTACATCGTCGAGCTGGCCCCGGAAGGCGGCAGCGAGCGCCCCGAGCTGGACGCTAACGCCGAAGCCGTGGTGTTCATCGTCGAAGGCGAACTGGACATCACCGTGGAAGGCAAGCACCACACCCTGATACCCGGCGGCTATGCCTTCCTGGCGCCAGGCGCCGAGTGGAGCCTGCGCAACAACAGCAAGTCCAACGTCACCTTCCACTGGCTGCGCAAGCATTACCAGAAAGTCGAGGGCCTGGACGTACCGGAATCGTTCGTCACCCACCGCGACAACGCCACCGTCATCGAGATGCCGGGCACCGAAGGCCGCTGGAAAACCACCCGTTTTGTCGACATGGCCGACATGCGCCACGACATGCACGTGAACATCGTCACCTTCCAGCCGGGCGGCGTTATTCCGTTCGCTGAAACCCACGTGATGGAACATGGCCTGTACGTGCTGGAAGGCAAGGCGGTGTACCGCCTGAACCAGGACTGGGTTGAAGTGGAAGCCGGCGACTTCATGTGGCTGCGCGCCTTCTGCCCGCAAGCCTGCTACGCCGGCGGCCCTGGCAACTTCAGCTACCTGCTGTACAAGGACGTTAACCGTCACGTGCACCTGACGCTGAACCCTAAGCGCTAA
- a CDS encoding START domain-containing protein, translating into MNRCLLLTALLLCTPAPAADEWNLAYDREGIRVYLSSAHDTPYQQFRGVSTMKASVRTLTDLQENLRVACKWLYACDQMRLLEVDGANTWVYLTTNLPWPTMPRDIVLKVTSERLDDGTLLRRLSAEPDRIPKVDGLIRVQHLRGEWRMKPLGERETEVTYQLQADPAGDVPGWLANRFVVDAPVVTLRTLRAVAERQP; encoded by the coding sequence ATGAACCGCTGCCTGCTGCTCACTGCCCTGCTGCTGTGTACCCCTGCCCCGGCCGCCGATGAGTGGAACCTGGCCTATGACCGCGAAGGCATTCGCGTGTACCTGAGCAGCGCGCATGACACGCCCTACCAGCAATTTCGTGGTGTAAGTACCATGAAAGCCAGCGTGCGCACCCTCACCGACCTGCAAGAGAACCTGCGGGTAGCCTGCAAATGGCTATACGCCTGTGACCAGATGCGTTTGCTGGAAGTGGATGGCGCCAATACCTGGGTGTACCTGACCACCAACCTGCCGTGGCCGACGATGCCGCGGGACATTGTGCTGAAAGTCACCAGCGAACGCCTGGACGACGGCACCCTGCTGCGGCGCCTGAGCGCCGAGCCTGACAGGATTCCCAAGGTTGACGGCCTGATCCGGGTGCAGCATCTGCGCGGTGAGTGGCGCATGAAACCCCTGGGCGAGCGCGAGACGGAGGTGACCTACCAGTTGCAGGCCGACCCTGCCGGCGATGTGCCCGGCTGGCTGGCCAACCGGTTTGTGGTGGATGCGCCGGTGGTAACGTTGCGTACGTTGCGGGCGGTTGCTGAACGCCAGCCCTGA
- a CDS encoding amino acid permease — protein sequence MHQTCNAQSAAPQEGRVLKRRLENRHIQLISISGAIGTGLFMGSGKIIALSGTSIILVYAIIGFFVFCIMRAMGEMLLANLQMESFADLVHNYLGPRAGYILSWSYWLSWVVAAVGDVVVVAGFVQYWYPDVPTWLPAFGTMFLLLGLNMLAVKAFGEVEFWFGLIKIVAIVLLVVTGLVMVATSYTSPGGVTASFSHLVAPGVVMPHGILGFLAGFQIAIFSFVGTELIGTAAAEAKDPEKTLPKAINTIPVRILLFYICSLVCIISVVSWANVPANRSPFVELFLLGGLPAAAGIINFVVLTSAASSANSGVYSGSRMLYGLSHQQQAPKAFGRLSGSGTPVRALVFSGVCMAIALTLLFVIPEVMTVFTLVSTISAVMIIVTWSLILLSYFAYRRQNPQAHEQSRFKLPGGKVTAALAQLFLIFVLCLLVLEPDTRTALYVMPLWYAGLLLAYRRRTKASAQPQSATADSLI from the coding sequence ATGCATCAAACGTGCAATGCGCAAAGCGCTGCTCCGCAAGAGGGCCGAGTGCTCAAGCGACGGCTGGAAAACCGACACATACAGCTTATTTCGATCAGTGGTGCCATTGGTACCGGGTTGTTTATGGGCTCGGGCAAGATCATTGCGCTGTCTGGCACTTCGATCATCCTCGTCTACGCCATCATCGGTTTTTTTGTGTTCTGCATCATGCGCGCCATGGGCGAGATGCTGCTGGCCAACCTGCAGATGGAATCGTTCGCTGACCTGGTGCACAACTACCTGGGGCCGCGGGCCGGTTACATTCTCAGCTGGTCGTACTGGCTCAGCTGGGTGGTGGCGGCGGTGGGCGACGTGGTGGTGGTCGCAGGGTTCGTGCAGTACTGGTACCCCGATGTGCCTACCTGGCTACCGGCTTTCGGCACCATGTTCCTGTTGCTGGGCCTGAACATGCTGGCGGTGAAGGCCTTTGGTGAAGTGGAGTTCTGGTTCGGCCTGATCAAGATCGTCGCCATCGTGCTGCTGGTGGTAACCGGCCTGGTGATGGTCGCCACCTCCTATACCTCGCCGGGCGGGGTGACGGCATCGTTCAGCCACCTGGTGGCCCCCGGCGTGGTCATGCCGCATGGCATCCTTGGCTTCCTCGCCGGGTTCCAGATCGCCATTTTCTCCTTCGTCGGCACCGAGCTGATCGGCACCGCAGCGGCAGAGGCCAAAGACCCCGAAAAGACCCTGCCCAAGGCGATCAACACCATCCCCGTGCGTATCCTGCTTTTCTACATCTGTTCGCTGGTGTGCATCATCAGTGTGGTGTCCTGGGCCAATGTGCCAGCCAACCGCAGCCCCTTCGTTGAATTGTTCCTGCTTGGCGGGTTGCCCGCTGCTGCTGGCATCATCAACTTCGTAGTGCTGACCTCCGCGGCATCGTCGGCCAACAGTGGCGTTTACTCGGGCTCGCGCATGCTCTATGGCCTGTCGCATCAACAACAGGCCCCGAAGGCGTTCGGGCGCCTGTCCGGGTCGGGTACGCCAGTGCGGGCGCTGGTATTCTCCGGGGTGTGCATGGCGATTGCGTTGACGCTGCTGTTCGTGATCCCGGAAGTGATGACCGTGTTCACCCTGGTGTCGACCATTTCTGCGGTAATGATCATCGTTACCTGGTCGCTGATCCTGCTGTCCTACTTTGCTTACCGCCGACAGAACCCGCAGGCCCATGAGCAGTCCAGGTTCAAGCTGCCGGGCGGCAAGGTCACCGCCGCGCTGGCGCAGCTATTCCTGATTTTCGTGCTGTGCCTGCTGGTGCTGGAACCGGACACCCGCACGGCGTTGTACGTGATGCCGCTGTGGTATGCGGGCCTGTTGCTGGCCTATCGGCGCAGGACCAAGGCCTCTGCCCAACCGCAGAGCGCTACTGCTGATTCGTTGATTTAG
- a CDS encoding Lrp/AsnC family transcriptional regulator codes for MDTIDRELIALLRDNARTPVLTLAKKLKVARATVQNRITRLEEQGVIIGYTVRLRSDALDQGVRAITSIGISGHHAAEVKHALRGHPNVVAIHTTNGRWDLMAELRADTLEAFDRALNTIRSIPHIENTETSILLSTYKM; via the coding sequence ATGGACACTATCGATCGGGAACTGATTGCGCTGTTGCGGGACAATGCACGCACTCCCGTGCTGACCTTGGCAAAAAAACTCAAGGTGGCCAGGGCAACGGTGCAAAACCGCATCACCCGGCTCGAAGAGCAGGGCGTGATCATTGGCTACACGGTACGTTTGCGCTCCGATGCGCTGGACCAGGGCGTGCGGGCAATTACCAGCATAGGCATCAGCGGCCACCACGCTGCAGAGGTCAAGCACGCGCTGCGTGGGCACCCCAACGTGGTCGCCATCCACACCACCAATGGCCGTTGGGACCTGATGGCAGAGCTGCGCGCAGACACCCTTGAAGCGTTCGACCGGGCGCTGAATACCATTCGCTCCATTCCGCACATCGAGAATACCGAGACCAGCATCCTGCTCTCCACCTACAAGATGTGA
- a CDS encoding ornithine cyclodeaminase produces MTYFIDVPTMSDLVHDIGVAPFIGELAAAMREDFKRWQEFDKSARVASHSEVGVIELMPVADNSRYAFKYVNGHPANTARDLHTVMAFGVLADVDTGYPVLLSELTIATALRTAATSLMAAQALARPNSRKMALIGNGAQSEFQALAFHKHLGIEEIVAYDTDPLATAKLIANLKEYSGLTIRRAGSVAEAVKGVDIITTVTADKAYATIITPDMLEPGMHLNAVGGDCPGKTELHADVLRNARVFVEYEPQTRIEGDIQQLPADFPVVDLWRVLRGETEGRQSDRQVTVFDSVGFALEDYTVLRYVLQQAEKRGMGTKIDLVPWVEDDPKDLFSHTRGRAAKSRIRRVA; encoded by the coding sequence ATGACGTATTTCATTGATGTTCCAACCATGTCGGACTTGGTGCACGACATCGGCGTAGCGCCGTTCATAGGTGAACTGGCTGCGGCCATGCGTGAAGACTTCAAACGCTGGCAGGAGTTTGATAAATCCGCACGGGTTGCCAGCCACTCGGAAGTGGGTGTGATCGAGCTGATGCCGGTCGCCGACAACAGCCGCTACGCCTTCAAATACGTCAACGGGCACCCGGCCAACACTGCACGTGACCTGCATACCGTGATGGCCTTCGGCGTACTGGCCGATGTCGACACCGGCTACCCGGTGCTGCTGTCCGAACTGACCATTGCCACCGCCCTGCGCACTGCGGCCACCTCGCTGATGGCAGCCCAGGCACTGGCCCGACCGAACTCGCGCAAGATGGCGCTGATCGGCAACGGCGCGCAAAGCGAATTCCAGGCGCTGGCGTTCCACAAGCACTTGGGCATCGAAGAAATCGTCGCCTATGACACCGACCCGCTGGCCACCGCCAAGCTGATTGCCAACCTCAAGGAATACAGCGGCCTCACCATTCGCCGGGCCGGCTCGGTGGCCGAAGCGGTAAAAGGCGTGGACATCATCACCACGGTCACTGCCGACAAGGCCTACGCCACCATCATCACCCCCGACATGCTCGAACCTGGCATGCACCTGAATGCCGTGGGGGGCGACTGCCCGGGCAAGACCGAACTGCACGCCGATGTGCTGCGCAACGCCCGGGTGTTCGTCGAGTACGAGCCGCAAACCCGTATCGAAGGTGACATTCAGCAGCTGCCCGCTGACTTCCCGGTGGTTGACCTGTGGCGTGTGCTGCGCGGCGAGACCGAGGGGCGCCAGAGCGACCGCCAGGTCACCGTATTCGACTCGGTGGGCTTCGCCCTGGAGGATTACACCGTACTACGTTACGTACTACAGCAGGCCGAAAAGCGCGGCATGGGCACGAAGATCGACCTGGTGCCATGGGTGGAAGATGACCCGAAAGACCTGTTCAGCCACACCCGCGGCCGTGCTGCCAAAAGCCGTATCCGACGCGTTGCCTAA
- the ctlX gene encoding citrulline utilization hydrolase CtlX, translating into MAFPTRSIQAPAAVVMVRPHAFTPNPETAADNSFQRSSPGLAAQALAEVARDEVTQAAGRLEAEGVRVHLFDDFGEHNTPDSVFPNNWFSTHPGGHIAIYSMYSRNRRRERRADVIEMLKHEYRVQDVIDYSGLEQDELFLEGTGAMVFDHLSRVAYTARSNRADPIALERFSTHFNFEPMVFDTADEQGTPIYHTNVLMCVATEFALVGFGTFTNKARAEEVRMRLIESGRDVIDLSNQQISQFAGNAIELSGRDGRILALSRKAFDSLTGEQRQRIERSARLVPLDVPTIEMAGGSVRCMIAGIHLSPRLAAACA; encoded by the coding sequence ATGGCATTTCCAACGCGTTCGATTCAAGCACCTGCAGCAGTGGTCATGGTCAGGCCACATGCGTTCACCCCCAACCCGGAAACCGCAGCCGACAACTCGTTCCAGCGCAGCAGCCCCGGCCTCGCCGCACAGGCGCTCGCCGAGGTTGCCCGCGATGAAGTCACGCAGGCCGCCGGTCGCCTTGAGGCCGAAGGCGTGCGGGTACACCTGTTCGATGATTTCGGCGAACACAACACCCCGGACTCGGTGTTCCCCAATAACTGGTTCTCTACCCACCCCGGTGGACACATCGCAATCTACTCGATGTATTCGCGCAACCGCCGCCGCGAGCGGCGCGCGGATGTGATCGAGATGCTCAAACATGAGTACCGCGTGCAAGATGTCATCGATTATTCAGGGCTGGAGCAAGACGAACTGTTTCTTGAAGGGACCGGCGCCATGGTCTTCGACCACCTGTCGCGGGTGGCTTACACCGCACGTTCCAACCGCGCCGACCCGATCGCCCTCGAGCGCTTCAGCACGCACTTCAACTTCGAGCCGATGGTGTTCGACACGGCCGACGAGCAAGGCACGCCGATCTACCACACCAACGTACTGATGTGCGTGGCGACCGAATTTGCACTGGTGGGTTTTGGCACGTTCACCAACAAGGCGCGGGCCGAGGAAGTGCGCATGCGGCTGATCGAATCGGGCCGCGACGTTATTGACCTGAGTAACCAGCAGATCAGCCAGTTTGCCGGCAATGCCATCGAGCTGTCCGGGCGTGACGGGCGAATCCTGGCACTGTCACGCAAGGCCTTCGACAGCCTGACCGGTGAGCAACGCCAGCGCATCGAGCGCTCGGCGCGGCTGGTGCCGCTGGACGTGCCGACCATTGAGATGGCCGGCGGCTCAGTGCGCTGCATGATCGCCGGCATTCATCTGTCGCCACGCCTCGCTGCGGCCTGCGCCTGA